One part of the Mangrovibacillus cuniculi genome encodes these proteins:
- a CDS encoding ABC transporter ATP-binding protein, which produces MKVNVRDLHFSIHGKNILQDMNFALPENSIVGLLGPNGAGKTTLLQILAGIDEPTSGNVLVNNLDPFQHKQGREQTCLIIEDGNFPVNFKIKEVLSLAKSFYPNWSQEKASALLNVFNLEKDLRVRQLSKGMGNALAVTVGIASRAPLTLFDEPFNGMDVQSRQVFYKELLEDYVEVPRTIILSTHFTDEVSKMFNHIVLVNKGTVPLSISFEQMQKSCFKICGLPNAINELTTEMEVLHSESFAGKETRYVYSPLRPVPTSADVEVEVMSLREVMLYWPHTLKEVATNV; this is translated from the coding sequence ATGAAGGTTAATGTTCGCGATTTACACTTTTCAATCCATGGAAAAAACATTCTTCAAGATATGAACTTTGCATTACCAGAGAATTCTATCGTAGGTTTATTGGGACCCAATGGTGCAGGTAAAACGACACTTCTTCAAATTTTAGCTGGTATTGATGAGCCAACAAGTGGAAACGTGTTAGTGAATAACTTAGATCCGTTCCAACATAAACAAGGCAGAGAACAGACTTGCTTAATTATTGAAGATGGGAACTTTCCAGTTAACTTTAAGATTAAAGAAGTTTTATCTCTTGCGAAATCTTTTTATCCGAACTGGTCACAAGAGAAAGCAAGCGCATTGTTAAACGTGTTTAATTTAGAAAAAGACCTTAGAGTAAGGCAACTGTCAAAAGGAATGGGAAATGCACTTGCGGTGACGGTTGGGATTGCGAGTCGAGCACCTCTCACTCTTTTCGACGAGCCGTTTAATGGAATGGATGTGCAGTCTAGGCAGGTCTTTTACAAAGAGTTATTAGAAGATTATGTGGAAGTGCCACGAACAATTATCCTATCTACGCATTTTACCGATGAAGTTAGCAAGATGTTTAACCATATTGTCCTTGTAAATAAAGGGACTGTTCCTTTGTCTATTTCGTTTGAACAGATGCAGAAATCTTGCTTTAAAATTTGCGGTTTACCTAACGCCATAAATGAATTAACAACAGAAATGGAAGTCCTTCATTCAGAAAGTTTCGCAGGAAAAGAAACTCGATACGTTTATAGTCCTCTTCGACCAGTACCGACTTCAGCTGATGTGGAAGTAGAAGTCATGTCTTTACGAGAAGTTATGTTGTATTGGCCCCATACATTAAAGGAGGTAGCAACAAATGTTTAA
- a CDS encoding sensor domain-containing diguanylate cyclase, with translation MKIFKGSLRTLLAIIFAIVVCIVIVIVSMFIGQRSIDEIESEIGHSLEDAAYVMGENLDQYMWSRYGEVSILSELQELKQQDYQNASDLLNKLQERFPSFSWVGLTNQDGTVIASTNGILTGHDISTRPVFTEALDEVFIGDVHEAVLLAELLPNPTGETLRFVDISTPVYDDEDNFIGVLAAHLSWEWAQEVENFMRDTLQNREGIEFFIVSKADDSILLGPKDMVGEKLDVDSVQLSRESNKGWTIETWSDGKQYLTGYVLTDGYSDYPGLEWTVLVRQPVDVAYAPAKELVRYIFIVGSMLVLFFAIAGWFIAGRITDPLKRITTVADNLRDGATVTIPKYEGIREIEILSTSLRDLVTNLTTTEVQLEEMEHVAHRDFLTGLANRNGFDHFLEQAIDTYDHLTILYLDLDGFKAVNDKFGHDAGDKLLIEVGARLDQFVQKDDLVSRIGGDEFVVTLSSSSNSIEHGNMVGEQLISLLNKPFVIDDVMVSIGCSVGGATWSKGDNISDVIRLADQALYSVKRSGKNRMLMHEEST, from the coding sequence ATGAAGATTTTCAAGGGGAGTCTTCGAACACTTTTGGCCATTATTTTTGCCATCGTCGTTTGCATTGTTATTGTGATCGTTAGTATGTTTATCGGACAACGATCCATTGATGAAATTGAATCAGAAATTGGCCACTCATTAGAAGATGCGGCGTATGTAATGGGAGAAAATTTGGATCAGTATATGTGGTCGAGGTATGGAGAAGTATCCATTCTTAGTGAATTACAAGAATTAAAGCAACAAGATTACCAGAATGCTTCTGATCTTTTAAATAAACTACAAGAACGATTCCCATCGTTTTCATGGGTTGGTTTAACGAATCAAGATGGGACAGTTATAGCTTCTACTAATGGAATTCTTACGGGACATGACATTTCCACTCGTCCTGTATTTACGGAAGCGTTAGACGAAGTGTTTATTGGAGATGTTCATGAAGCAGTTTTGTTAGCTGAACTCCTTCCTAACCCTACTGGGGAAACACTACGATTTGTGGATATTAGTACTCCTGTTTATGACGACGAGGACAATTTTATTGGTGTCCTAGCTGCTCATTTAAGTTGGGAGTGGGCACAAGAAGTCGAAAACTTTATGCGGGATACTCTACAAAATAGAGAAGGCATCGAGTTTTTTATTGTCAGTAAAGCAGATGACAGTATCTTACTGGGACCCAAAGACATGGTAGGAGAAAAATTAGATGTGGATAGTGTACAACTGTCCAGAGAATCTAATAAGGGATGGACCATTGAGACGTGGTCAGATGGAAAGCAATATTTAACCGGATATGTTCTTACCGATGGTTACAGCGACTATCCCGGTTTAGAATGGACCGTTTTAGTACGACAACCTGTTGATGTAGCCTATGCACCTGCAAAAGAACTAGTTAGATATATTTTTATTGTTGGAAGTATGCTTGTTCTTTTCTTTGCGATCGCAGGATGGTTTATTGCAGGTAGAATTACGGATCCACTTAAACGCATTACTACTGTTGCTGATAATTTACGAGATGGTGCTACGGTAACGATTCCTAAGTATGAAGGAATACGTGAAATTGAGATCCTATCTACATCGCTAAGAGACTTAGTGACAAATTTGACCACTACGGAAGTTCAATTAGAAGAAATGGAACATGTGGCTCACCGTGACTTTTTAACTGGATTAGCAAATCGAAATGGATTTGATCACTTTTTGGAACAAGCAATAGATACATATGATCATCTAACCATTCTTTATTTAGATCTGGACGGATTTAAAGCAGTTAATGATAAATTTGGTCATGATGCGGGAGATAAACTTCTAATAGAAGTTGGCGCTCGTTTAGATCAGTTTGTTCAAAAAGATGATCTGGTATCTCGGATTGGTGGAGACGAGTTTGTCGTTACCCTCTCCTCTTCTTCTAATTCGATTGAGCATGGAAATATGGTTGGAGAGCAGCTTATATCTTTGCTCAATAAACCTTTTGTTATAGATGATGTAATGGTTTCCATTGGATGTAGTGTGGGTGGAGCAACTTGGTCAAAAGGTGACAATATAAGCGATGTTATTCGATTGGCGGATCAGGCATTGTATAGTGTGAAACGTAGTGGGAAGAATCGTATGCTTATGCACGAGGAAAGTACGTGA
- a CDS encoding DUF3784 domain-containing protein, whose protein sequence is MIGAIINFILSMLFLLLGLFLAKGKGAFLIAGYNTLPAKVKAKYNEQAVCTYMSKVMYGLSFSVFLWGMSVVLEVTLLFIIGTVLFVSILIFTVVYTNTGERFKRN, encoded by the coding sequence ATGATTGGCGCTATCATAAATTTTATTCTTTCTATGCTATTCCTACTATTGGGTTTATTTTTAGCAAAAGGAAAAGGTGCTTTTCTTATAGCTGGATATAATACGTTGCCTGCTAAAGTAAAAGCCAAATATAATGAACAAGCAGTTTGTACATATATGAGTAAGGTGATGTATGGACTTAGTTTTAGTGTTTTTTTGTGGGGAATGAGTGTGGTATTAGAAGTAACTCTACTGTTTATCATCGGGACCGTATTATTTGTCTCCATTTTGATTTTTACGGTTGTTTACACAAATACTGGTGAACGTTTTAAAAGAAACTAA
- a CDS encoding DUF4870 domain-containing protein, with amino-acid sequence MENIENQKNNLHASEKQYAMFIHLSTFTGFITGIGFVLAPIILWLLFKEKGTFVNESGKEAVNFQISIFIYSMVAALLCLIFIGFLLVPVIFLLHLICSIIGAVRASEGRMYMYPLTIRFIK; translated from the coding sequence GTGGAAAATATCGAAAATCAGAAGAATAATTTACATGCGAGCGAGAAACAGTATGCTATGTTCATCCATCTTTCTACTTTTACAGGTTTCATAACCGGAATAGGATTCGTGTTAGCTCCGATTATTTTATGGTTATTATTTAAAGAAAAAGGCACCTTCGTTAATGAGAGTGGGAAAGAAGCGGTTAATTTTCAAATTAGCATCTTTATTTACAGCATGGTAGCAGCACTTCTTTGTCTAATTTTTATTGGATTTCTGCTTGTTCCTGTTATCTTTTTACTTCATCTTATTTGTTCTATTATTGGTGCAGTTAGAGCGAGTGAGGGCAGAATGTATATGTACCCTTTAACTATTCGTTTTATTAAATAA
- a CDS encoding DUF1801 domain-containing protein codes for MSIEEYLANVDPKWQDALLALKKVIDENIPEGFELEMQYGMPSYVVPLSIYPNGYHCKKDTALPFIGIAARKNHIGLYHMGLYGSQKLLHWFEEEYPKHTSTKLNMGKSCVRFSNPKKIPYNLIGELVRKMDVQEWIRVYEG; via the coding sequence ATGTCGATAGAAGAATATTTAGCAAATGTAGATCCAAAATGGCAAGATGCTTTACTCGCATTGAAAAAAGTCATTGATGAGAATATTCCCGAAGGATTTGAACTAGAAATGCAATATGGTATGCCGTCATATGTTGTTCCACTATCCATTTACCCAAACGGATATCATTGCAAAAAAGACACGGCACTTCCTTTTATTGGTATTGCTGCCCGAAAGAACCACATCGGTCTTTACCATATGGGATTGTACGGTAGTCAAAAGCTCCTGCATTGGTTTGAAGAAGAGTATCCAAAGCATACGAGTACGAAGTTAAACATGGGGAAAAGCTGTGTTCGATTTTCAAATCCGAAAAAGATCCCTTATAACTTAATTGGAGAATTAGTTAGGAAGATGGACGTACAGGAATGGATTAGGGTGTATGAAGGGTAA
- a CDS encoding GntR family transcriptional regulator, which produces MQFDESKPIFQQVYDYIVEIILREDLSEESQVPSTTQFATNFQINPATAGKGINQLVDQGILYKKRGVGMFVAPGAVELLKQQRKEKFYQDYVEPLVVEASRLGINKEQLVQLVKEGAWKNEG; this is translated from the coding sequence ATGCAATTCGATGAAAGTAAGCCCATATTCCAGCAAGTGTATGACTACATTGTGGAGATAATTTTACGCGAAGATCTCTCCGAAGAATCACAAGTACCTTCTACGACGCAGTTCGCAACTAATTTTCAAATCAACCCTGCTACTGCAGGAAAAGGTATTAATCAGTTAGTCGATCAAGGCATTCTATATAAAAAACGAGGTGTTGGCATGTTCGTTGCACCAGGTGCAGTGGAACTGTTAAAGCAGCAGCGAAAAGAAAAGTTTTATCAGGATTATGTGGAACCACTTGTTGTAGAGGCTTCTCGATTAGGAATTAACAAAGAGCAATTAGTTCAATTAGTAAAAGAAGGAGCGTGGAAAAATGAAGGTTAA